In Streptomyces durocortorensis, a genomic segment contains:
- a CDS encoding LysR family transcriptional regulator, giving the protein MLNLERLRTLDALARHGSVSRAADGLHVTTSAVSQQMAKLEREVGQQLLAKHGRGVRLTDAGRLLAGHAARILSQVELAQADIEAQRGEVVGEVRISAFPTAARGLFPAALTTLRADHPDLTVRTWELEPEQGILAVLRGDADVAVVLDWSNKRLPVPGGLTKVELLDDAPDIAMPAGHQLADRSEVELEDFADDEWVSWPEGEFCYEWLMFTLRSRGIEPRITHLAGEHHTQLALIAAGFGVCVTPRLGRGPVPDGVRLVPVRQSVRRHVHAVWRTDADRRPSIRAAVAALRAAGAGVTAGAAGE; this is encoded by the coding sequence GTGTTGAATCTTGAGCGGCTGCGGACGCTGGATGCCCTCGCCCGGCACGGATCGGTGAGCCGGGCGGCCGACGGGCTGCACGTCACGACGTCGGCGGTCTCGCAGCAGATGGCCAAGCTGGAGCGCGAGGTGGGCCAGCAGTTGCTGGCCAAGCACGGCCGGGGGGTCCGCCTCACCGACGCGGGCCGTCTGCTGGCCGGGCACGCCGCACGGATCCTGTCCCAGGTCGAACTGGCCCAGGCCGACATCGAGGCCCAACGGGGCGAGGTCGTCGGCGAGGTCAGGATCAGCGCCTTCCCCACCGCGGCCCGCGGACTGTTCCCCGCGGCGCTCACCACCCTGCGGGCGGACCACCCCGACCTCACCGTCCGCACCTGGGAGCTGGAGCCGGAGCAGGGCATCCTCGCGGTCCTCCGGGGCGATGCCGACGTGGCCGTCGTCCTCGACTGGAGCAACAAGCGACTGCCCGTGCCGGGCGGCCTCACCAAGGTCGAACTGCTCGACGACGCACCGGACATCGCCATGCCGGCGGGGCATCAGCTGGCCGACCGGTCCGAGGTGGAGCTGGAGGACTTCGCGGACGACGAGTGGGTGTCCTGGCCGGAGGGTGAATTCTGTTACGAGTGGCTGATGTTCACCCTGCGCTCCCGGGGCATCGAACCGCGCATCACTCACCTGGCCGGTGAACACCACACCCAACTCGCCCTGATCGCGGCAGGATTCGGCGTCTGCGTGACTCCCCGGCTGGGGCGGGGGCCGGTCCCCGACGGGGTGCGCCTGGTGCCGGTGCGGCAGAGCGTGCGGCGGCACGTCCACGCGGTGTGGCGCACCGATGCCGACCGCCGCCCGTCGATCCGTGCGGCGGTGGCGGCGCTGCGGGCGGCGGGCGCGGGTGTGACGGCCGGGGCCGCGGGGGAGTGA
- a CDS encoding EamA family transporter: protein MHASSGSSGFQGRGAGLGLALVSAFAFGGSGVAAKPLIEAGLDPLHVVWLRVAGAALVMLPVAWRHRNLVRERPALLAGFGLFAVAGVQAFYFASISRIPVGVALLVEYLAPALVLGWVRFVQRRPVTRAAAVGVVLAVGGLACVVEVWAGLGFDLLGLLLALGAACCQVGYFVLSDHGGRQDDRRRSGEGGDGGRAEPPHPVGVIAYGLIVGTLVLTVVARPWAMDWSLLGGSAGMNGNEVPAWALIGWIVLVATVVAYGTGVVSVRLLSPQVAGVVACLEAVIATGLAWVLLGEHLSAPQLIGGFVVLTGAFIAQSSAPKPPSGPVAEGVGAGPGVVAGAAEEELSAGRSTH from the coding sequence ATGCACGCGTCTTCGGGATCTTCGGGGTTTCAGGGCAGGGGGGCCGGCCTGGGGCTCGCCCTGGTTTCGGCCTTCGCGTTCGGCGGTTCGGGAGTGGCGGCCAAGCCGCTGATCGAAGCCGGGCTCGACCCGCTCCACGTGGTGTGGCTACGGGTCGCCGGGGCCGCTCTCGTCATGCTGCCGGTCGCCTGGCGCCACCGGAATCTCGTACGTGAACGTCCCGCCCTGCTGGCCGGGTTCGGACTGTTCGCGGTGGCCGGGGTCCAGGCCTTCTACTTCGCCTCGATCTCCCGCATCCCGGTCGGGGTGGCGCTGCTGGTCGAATATCTGGCGCCCGCGCTGGTCCTCGGCTGGGTCCGCTTCGTCCAGCGCAGGCCGGTCACCCGGGCCGCCGCGGTCGGGGTGGTGCTGGCGGTCGGCGGCCTCGCGTGTGTCGTCGAGGTGTGGGCCGGGCTCGGCTTCGACCTCCTCGGGCTGCTCCTCGCCCTGGGCGCGGCCTGCTGTCAGGTCGGCTACTTCGTGCTCTCGGACCACGGCGGGCGGCAGGACGACCGCAGGAGATCCGGCGAGGGTGGTGACGGCGGGCGCGCCGAGCCTCCCCATCCGGTCGGCGTCATCGCGTACGGGCTGATCGTCGGCACCCTCGTCCTCACCGTCGTCGCACGCCCCTGGGCCATGGACTGGTCGCTCCTCGGCGGCAGCGCCGGGATGAACGGCAACGAGGTTCCCGCCTGGGCGCTGATCGGCTGGATCGTGCTGGTCGCCACCGTCGTCGCGTACGGCACCGGGGTCGTCTCCGTCCGGCTGCTCTCGCCGCAGGTGGCCGGGGTGGTCGCCTGTCTGGAAGCGGTCATCGCGACCGGGCTCGCCTGGGTGCTGCTCGGCGAGCACCTCTCCGCGCCCCAGCTCATCGGCGGGTTCGTGGTGCTGACCGGTGCGTTCATCGCCCAGTCGTCCGCGCCGAAGCCCCCGTCGGGTCCCGTCGCCGAGGGCGTGGGGGCGGGGCCGGGCGTCGTGGCCGGTGCCGCCGAGGAGGAGTTGTCCGCCGGACGGAGCACGCACTAG
- a CDS encoding aminotransferase class I/II-fold pyridoxal phosphate-dependent enzyme, giving the protein MLGEYRISGRRASEIAASVERGVGSGDLPPGHVLPPLRELATRLEVNPNTVAAAYRTLRERGVIETAGRRGSRVRSAPASTSRGSLRIEAPPGVRDLGKGNPDPALLPGLGPAFAVAAAADAESHGLYGQAAVVPEFAAYARAALDADGVPAGPLAVTSGALDAIERVLAAHLRPGDAVAVEDPGWGSVLDLVPALGLRAVPVGVDDAGPLAADVERALRAGARALVVTDRAQNPTGASLDAARARELRAVLARHPDVLLIEDDHGHAIVDLPLHPLAGVTDHWAFVRSVAKAYGPDLRVAVLTGDALTVDRVRGRQRLGPGWVSRLLQRAVLHLWTSDAVDARAVARSYGDRREALVRALAERGVTAYGRSGMNVWVPVSDETGAVTRLLHAGWAVAPGARFRMAAPQAVRLTVSPLTAADIGPLADAVAAAAGPARPVSYG; this is encoded by the coding sequence GTGCTAGGAGAGTATCGGATCAGTGGGCGGCGTGCATCCGAGATTGCCGCCAGTGTGGAGCGCGGGGTCGGCTCCGGGGACCTTCCGCCGGGTCATGTGCTGCCTCCCCTGCGGGAGTTGGCGACCCGGCTGGAGGTCAACCCGAACACCGTGGCCGCCGCCTACCGGACGCTGCGCGAGCGCGGGGTGATCGAGACGGCGGGTCGCCGGGGCAGCCGGGTGCGGTCCGCCCCCGCCAGCACCTCACGCGGCTCCCTGCGGATCGAGGCGCCGCCGGGCGTCCGGGACCTGGGTAAGGGCAACCCCGATCCGGCGCTCCTGCCCGGCCTCGGCCCGGCGTTCGCGGTCGCGGCCGCGGCCGACGCGGAGTCCCACGGGCTGTACGGGCAGGCCGCGGTGGTCCCGGAGTTCGCCGCGTACGCGCGCGCTGCGCTTGATGCCGACGGGGTGCCCGCCGGGCCGCTGGCCGTGACGTCCGGGGCCCTCGACGCGATCGAGCGGGTCCTCGCGGCGCACCTCAGGCCGGGTGACGCGGTGGCGGTGGAGGACCCCGGGTGGGGCAGTGTCCTCGACCTCGTACCGGCGCTCGGGCTGCGCGCCGTGCCGGTCGGCGTGGACGACGCAGGTCCGCTGGCCGCGGATGTGGAGCGGGCGCTGCGGGCCGGGGCGCGGGCGCTCGTCGTCACCGACCGGGCGCAGAACCCGACCGGTGCCTCGCTGGACGCGGCGCGGGCCCGGGAGCTGCGGGCGGTCCTCGCCCGCCACCCGGACGTGCTGCTGATCGAGGACGACCACGGCCATGCCATCGTCGACCTGCCGCTCCATCCGCTGGCGGGCGTCACGGACCACTGGGCGTTCGTCCGGTCGGTGGCCAAGGCGTACGGCCCGGACCTGCGGGTGGCCGTGCTCACCGGGGACGCGCTCACGGTCGACCGGGTCAGGGGGCGCCAGCGGCTGGGCCCCGGCTGGGTCAGCCGGCTGCTGCAACGCGCCGTGCTCCATCTGTGGACCTCGGACGCCGTCGACGCCCGGGCGGTCGCCCGGTCCTACGGCGACCGCCGGGAGGCGCTCGTGCGTGCGCTGGCGGAGCGCGGGGTGACCGCGTACGGCCGCAGCGGCATGAACGTGTGGGTGCCGGTCAGCGACGAGACCGGGGCGGTGACCCGGCTGCTCCACGCCGGCTGGGCCGTGGCCCCGGGCGCCCGCTTCCGGATGGCCGCGCCCCAGGCGGTGCGGCTCACCGTCTCCCCGCTGACCGCGGCGGACATCGGGCCGCTGGCGGACGCGGTTGCGGCCGCGGCGGGCCCGGCGCGGCCGGTCAGCTACGGGTGA
- a CDS encoding PhzF family phenazine biosynthesis protein yields the protein MRIRIVDAFTDRPFSGNPAGVLLLEADSFPDAERLQEIAAEVNLSETAFAHPLPPGGTADWALRWFTPVTEVDMCGHATLATAHVLRTTGRATGPVRFAARCGTLTATARPDGGLTLDFPTAPLTEEPVPAGLATALGAEPLSVHDTGQHIGDLLVELRDEATVRALAPDFAALAAHSRRGVVATAAADDPARGYDYVSRCFFPGVGIDEDPVTGSAHTALAPFWSARLGRDELTGLQASARSGLVRTALRGERTLLTGTAVTVIDGELLTAF from the coding sequence ATGAGGATTCGTATCGTCGACGCGTTCACCGACCGCCCCTTCTCCGGCAACCCCGCGGGGGTCCTGCTGCTGGAGGCCGACTCCTTCCCGGACGCCGAGCGCCTCCAGGAGATCGCCGCCGAGGTCAATCTGTCCGAGACGGCCTTCGCCCACCCGCTGCCGCCCGGCGGCACGGCCGACTGGGCGCTGCGCTGGTTCACCCCGGTCACCGAGGTCGACATGTGCGGCCACGCGACGCTCGCCACCGCGCATGTCCTGCGCACCACAGGGCGGGCGACCGGCCCGGTACGTTTCGCCGCGCGCTGCGGGACCCTGACCGCGACAGCACGCCCGGACGGCGGGCTGACCCTCGACTTCCCCACCGCCCCGCTGACCGAGGAGCCGGTGCCCGCGGGGCTCGCCACCGCCCTGGGGGCAGAACCCCTCTCCGTGCACGACACCGGTCAGCACATCGGCGATCTGCTGGTGGAGCTCCGTGACGAGGCGACCGTACGGGCGCTCGCCCCGGACTTCGCCGCCCTCGCCGCCCACTCCCGGCGCGGGGTCGTCGCCACCGCGGCGGCCGACGACCCCGCCCGTGGCTACGACTACGTCTCGCGCTGCTTCTTCCCGGGCGTCGGCATCGACGAGGACCCGGTCACCGGCAGCGCCCACACCGCGCTGGCCCCCTTCTGGTCGGCCCGCCTCGGCCGCGACGAACTCACCGGCCTCCAGGCCTCCGCCCGTTCGGGGCTGGTCCGTACCGCGCTGCGCGGCGAACGCACCCTGCTGACCGGGACCGCGGTCACCGTCATCGACGGCGAACTGCTGACCGCCTTCTGA
- a CDS encoding type II toxin-antitoxin system Rv0910 family toxin, with protein MAEVSAEAHIEAPAEKIWDLLTDFSSYGEWNATHTSFPKGGPAELELAATYEENMKLMGFPAEVTWTVGELEAGRLLATRGKGPMGVNLAMRYTLTPDGGATTVRIEGEFTGAAVSLMGGKLKDSATAALQESLRKLGGLVAP; from the coding sequence ATGGCAGAAGTCAGCGCCGAGGCGCACATCGAGGCACCCGCCGAGAAGATCTGGGACCTGCTGACGGACTTCTCGTCGTACGGCGAGTGGAACGCCACCCACACCAGCTTCCCCAAGGGCGGCCCGGCCGAGCTGGAGCTCGCGGCCACCTACGAGGAGAACATGAAGCTCATGGGCTTCCCCGCCGAGGTCACCTGGACGGTCGGCGAGCTGGAGGCGGGCCGCCTGCTGGCGACGCGGGGCAAGGGCCCGATGGGGGTCAACCTGGCCATGCGGTACACCCTGACGCCCGACGGGGGCGCCACGACGGTACGCATCGAGGGGGAGTTCACCGGCGCGGCGGTCTCCCTCATGGGCGGCAAGCTCAAGGACTCCGCCACGGCGGCGCTCCAGGAGTCACTGCGCAAGCTCGGCGGCCTCGTCGCACCGTGA
- a CDS encoding CPBP family intramembrane glutamic endopeptidase, with the protein MEAGRVADSFPQEAVPRRILRSETVLVLALSLGASAVSALISFVGSLTKPGGLKEQAATLNSSYAPGRPWLDLAWQMFGIATALVPVALVAHLLIREGAGLRSIGFDRTRPWFDLGRGTLIAAGIGSAGLAFYLGARATGFNLTVVPESLPDVWWKFPVLILSAMQNSVVEEVIVVGYLLRRLDQLGWTPTRSLVASSVLRGSYHLYQGIGGFIGNVVMGVVFVLLYRRWGRVGPLVVAHTLLDVGAFVGYALLAGRVGWLPTP; encoded by the coding sequence GTGGAGGCGGGCCGCGTGGCTGATTCTTTTCCTCAAGAGGCCGTGCCACGAAGGATCTTGCGGTCCGAGACGGTGCTGGTCCTGGCGCTCTCGTTGGGCGCCAGTGCGGTGTCGGCCCTCATCAGTTTTGTCGGATCACTGACGAAACCGGGGGGGTTGAAGGAGCAGGCGGCGACGCTCAACAGCTCGTACGCTCCGGGCCGCCCATGGCTTGATCTGGCATGGCAAATGTTCGGAATCGCAACGGCTCTGGTACCTGTCGCCCTGGTGGCGCACCTGCTGATCCGGGAAGGGGCGGGCCTGCGGAGCATCGGCTTCGACCGCACCAGGCCCTGGTTCGACCTCGGCCGCGGGACGCTGATCGCCGCCGGGATCGGCAGTGCCGGTCTGGCCTTCTACCTCGGGGCCAGGGCCACCGGATTCAACCTGACCGTCGTCCCGGAGTCCCTGCCCGACGTCTGGTGGAAGTTCCCCGTGCTGATCCTCTCCGCGATGCAGAACTCGGTGGTGGAGGAGGTCATCGTCGTCGGGTATCTGCTGCGCAGGCTCGACCAGTTGGGCTGGACTCCGACGCGGTCGCTGGTGGCCAGCTCCGTACTGCGTGGCTCGTACCACCTCTACCAGGGCATCGGCGGGTTCATCGGGAACGTGGTGATGGGCGTCGTCTTCGTGCTGCTCTACCGGCGCTGGGGCCGGGTGGGCCCGCTGGTCGTCGCGCACACGCTCCTTGATGTCGGGGCGTTCGTCGGGTACGCGCTGCTCGCGGGACGGGTGGGCTGGCTGCCGACGCCGTAG
- a CDS encoding DMT family transporter, with protein MPTSVSGLPVGRSLLYLVVAGVAWGTAGAAASLIFRVSDLGPLALSFWRCAGGLVLLAGALALRPRRLPRQPEPRRRRLLRIIGTGVGLTLFQSAYFAAVEVTGLAVGTVVTLGAGPVLIALGARLLLGERLGAGGLAAVAGALAGLVVLVLGGEGGDVVPAGVLLALLSASGYAAITLLTRWLGRDGGGGDALTTSAWAFGIGAAGLLPLALAEGLVPHTAETGQVLWLLVYVAAVPTALAYALYFAGAAAVRSATVSVIMLLEPVSAAVIAVTVLRERLTAATVVGTLLLLTAVAGLALAEARTASATRRREAVAV; from the coding sequence ATGCCCACCTCTGTATCCGGGCTGCCCGTCGGGCGGAGCCTGTTGTATCTCGTCGTCGCCGGAGTCGCCTGGGGCACCGCCGGTGCGGCCGCGTCGCTGATCTTCCGGGTCAGCGATCTCGGTCCGCTCGCCCTGTCCTTCTGGCGCTGTGCGGGCGGCCTCGTCCTGCTCGCCGGGGCGCTCGCGCTGCGTCCCCGCCGCCTGCCCCGGCAGCCCGAACCCCGGCGTCGCCGTCTGCTGCGCATCATCGGCACCGGCGTCGGCCTCACCCTGTTCCAGAGCGCGTACTTCGCGGCCGTCGAGGTCACCGGGCTGGCCGTCGGGACCGTCGTCACGCTCGGCGCCGGGCCCGTCCTGATCGCCCTCGGTGCCCGGCTGCTGCTGGGCGAACGCCTCGGCGCGGGCGGCCTGGCCGCCGTTGCCGGTGCGCTTGCCGGTCTCGTCGTGCTCGTCCTGGGCGGCGAGGGCGGTGACGTGGTGCCCGCAGGGGTGCTGCTCGCGCTGCTGTCGGCCTCCGGGTACGCGGCGATCACCTTGCTCACCCGTTGGCTCGGGCGGGACGGCGGCGGCGGTGACGCGCTGACCACCAGCGCGTGGGCGTTCGGCATCGGAGCGGCGGGGTTGCTGCCCTTGGCGCTGGCCGAAGGCCTCGTGCCGCACACCGCCGAGACCGGGCAGGTGCTGTGGCTGCTGGTCTACGTCGCGGCGGTCCCCACCGCGCTCGCCTACGCGCTGTACTTCGCGGGCGCCGCCGCCGTCCGCTCGGCGACCGTCTCCGTGATCATGCTCCTGGAGCCGGTGAGCGCGGCCGTCATCGCGGTGACCGTCCTGCGGGAGCGGCTGACGGCGGCCACGGTCGTCGGCACGCTGCTCCTGCTGACCGCCGTGGCCGGACTGGCCCTGGCCGAGGCGCGCACGGCCTCGGCCACCCGCCGGAGGGAGGCCGTGGCGGTGTAG
- a CDS encoding pyridoxamine 5'-phosphate oxidase family protein, with protein MQHTATPDRTGSGTAASYVPTDRTVPTRAKQRASYDRELVHSILDETYLCHLGFLRDGAPVVLPTLYGRIGERLYVHGSTGSRPLRSAKSADPGLPVCLTVTHVDALVLARSAFHHSINYRSVVVHGNAVTVTDPEERRLALDAIVDQVVPGRSRDSRPADAKELAATAVIRLDLDEVSAKVRTGGPNDEPEDLGLPHWTGIVPLTRGYAEPVPADDLDPAIGIPDYLSAL; from the coding sequence ATGCAGCACACCGCGACGCCCGACCGTACGGGCTCCGGAACCGCCGCGTCCTATGTCCCCACCGACCGGACTGTTCCCACCCGCGCCAAGCAGCGCGCCTCCTACGACCGCGAGCTGGTCCACTCGATCCTCGACGAGACCTACCTCTGCCATCTGGGATTCCTGCGCGACGGCGCGCCGGTCGTACTGCCGACGCTCTACGGCCGGATCGGCGAGCGGCTGTACGTCCACGGCTCGACGGGCTCGCGGCCGCTGCGGTCGGCGAAGAGCGCCGATCCGGGCCTGCCGGTCTGCCTGACCGTCACCCACGTCGACGCCCTGGTGCTGGCCCGGTCGGCCTTCCACCACTCGATCAACTACCGCTCGGTGGTGGTCCACGGCAACGCCGTGACGGTCACCGACCCCGAGGAGCGGCGGCTCGCCCTGGACGCGATCGTGGACCAGGTCGTGCCGGGCCGCTCCCGGGACTCCCGGCCGGCCGACGCCAAGGAGCTCGCCGCGACGGCGGTGATCCGGCTGGATCTCGACGAGGTGTCCGCGAAGGTCCGCACCGGCGGCCCCAACGACGAGCCCGAGGACCTCGGCCTCCCCCACTGGACCGGCATCGTGCCGCTCACCCGGGGTTACGCGGAGCCGGTCCCGGCCGACGACCTGGACCCGGCCATCGGCATACCGGACTACCTGTCCGCACTGTAG
- a CDS encoding substrate-binding and VWA domain-containing protein: protein MGRHSLPDGYEVEGDRDRPGPRRRRRTVTIATLLVLAVATGTAVAAKGGLWSFSDSCEDSAVQLSLAASPDIAPAVRAIAEQARADEVRSDGRCLAVEVLTRESHTVTEALAAGGEPPRFQVWLPDSELWLERAKGTGEGIPLSPFGSVASSPVTLAMVPSASKKLGWPEKTYSWAELVAATLKSDRVRLGSADPARSATGLLALTSIGASSARQSGESDTRVAETAKVLAERMSDSDARVLETLARNTSDAEEGNPKRNRAVLISEQAAFTHNAEAAAGGKLDLFYPEDGTPLLDYPYTLVDENRLTTPESRAALRFMTLLNGRDAHDTFARYGFRTGNGNAQDSLVVSAGGRSPQPYAASAAEAPSAKQLQETLGMWTITVQSARLTTVVDASGSMATLVPGRGQSRMDVTKESLIQALGQFTPDDEIGLWEFATTLDGEKDYRRLMPTRRLGDPAAGGGTHGEKLTAAFAGLQPVPGGATGLYDTTLASYQAARSTFVKGKFNALVILTDGSNQDERGISRSALIAELKELSDPERPVPIIAIAVGPDADRDEVAEIARVTGGDGYEVSDPAEIQAVILQAIMAAGQNGRATQG, encoded by the coding sequence ATGGGACGTCATAGCTTGCCCGACGGCTACGAGGTGGAGGGCGACCGGGACCGGCCCGGCCCCCGGCGCCGACGTCGTACGGTCACCATCGCCACCCTGCTCGTCCTCGCCGTGGCGACGGGAACGGCGGTGGCGGCCAAGGGCGGCCTGTGGTCGTTCTCCGATTCCTGCGAGGACTCCGCCGTACAGCTGTCCCTGGCCGCGTCCCCGGACATCGCCCCCGCCGTACGCGCCATAGCCGAGCAGGCCCGCGCGGACGAGGTGAGATCCGACGGCCGCTGCCTCGCGGTCGAGGTGCTGACCCGCGAGTCCCACACGGTCACCGAGGCGCTCGCCGCGGGCGGCGAGCCACCCCGCTTCCAGGTCTGGCTGCCCGACTCGGAGCTCTGGCTGGAGAGGGCCAAGGGAACGGGCGAGGGCATCCCCCTCTCTCCCTTCGGCTCGGTGGCCTCCTCACCGGTGACCCTGGCCATGGTCCCGTCCGCCTCCAAGAAGCTGGGCTGGCCCGAGAAGACGTACTCCTGGGCCGAGTTGGTCGCCGCCACGCTGAAGTCGGACCGGGTGCGCCTCGGCTCGGCCGATCCGGCGCGCAGCGCCACCGGGCTGCTGGCGCTCACCAGCATCGGCGCCTCGTCGGCCCGGCAGAGCGGGGAGAGCGACACCCGGGTCGCCGAAACCGCGAAGGTGCTGGCCGAGCGGATGTCGGACAGCGACGCGCGTGTACTGGAGACCCTGGCGCGGAACACGTCAGACGCCGAGGAGGGCAACCCCAAGCGGAACCGGGCGGTACTGATCTCCGAGCAGGCGGCCTTCACCCACAACGCGGAGGCGGCGGCCGGGGGCAAGCTCGACCTCTTCTACCCCGAGGACGGCACTCCGCTGCTCGACTACCCGTACACCCTGGTCGACGAGAATCGGCTGACCACCCCGGAGTCCCGTGCGGCCCTGCGCTTCATGACCCTGCTCAACGGCCGGGACGCCCACGACACGTTCGCCCGGTACGGGTTCCGGACCGGCAACGGCAACGCACAGGACTCCCTCGTCGTCTCGGCGGGCGGCCGGTCGCCCCAGCCGTACGCCGCATCGGCCGCCGAGGCGCCGTCCGCGAAGCAGCTCCAGGAGACGCTGGGGATGTGGACGATCACCGTGCAGAGCGCCCGGCTGACGACGGTCGTCGACGCCTCCGGTTCCATGGCGACGCTCGTGCCGGGGCGCGGCCAGTCCCGGATGGACGTCACCAAGGAGTCGCTGATCCAGGCGCTCGGCCAGTTCACCCCGGACGACGAGATCGGGCTGTGGGAGTTCGCCACCACACTGGACGGCGAGAAGGACTACCGGCGGCTCATGCCGACGAGGCGTCTCGGCGACCCGGCCGCGGGCGGCGGGACCCACGGGGAGAAGCTGACGGCCGCGTTCGCCGGGCTCCAGCCGGTACCGGGCGGGGCGACCGGGCTGTACGACACGACGCTGGCCTCCTACCAGGCGGCCCGGTCGACCTTCGTGAAGGGCAAGTTCAACGCCCTGGTGATCCTCACCGACGGCTCCAACCAGGACGAGCGCGGCATCTCCCGCAGCGCGCTCATCGCCGAGCTGAAGGAGCTGTCCGACCCGGAGCGCCCCGTCCCGATCATCGCCATCGCGGTGGGCCCGGACGCCGACCGCGACGAGGTCGCCGAGATCGCGCGGGTCACCGGCGGCGACGGCTACGAGGTGAGCGACCCGGCGGAGATCCAGGCGGTGATCCTTCAGGCCATCATGGCGGCGGGACAGAACGGCCGCGCGACACAGGGGTGA
- a CDS encoding Clp protease N-terminal domain-containing protein, which yields MQNRTPRIPEQPAPNPADFDARLTVELASVVTGARRRALRDGDRQIDTAHLLHSLIEADPEVREAFDGGPQLARVLGYLVQRSIGYGLRWQGSVEDSGAVPVVRDPAAAGWSPSAHTAMEGALHRAGLRGAPHAAGLDLLAALAADAECRAVEVLARAGVDAARLAGRAAQRTDEASRTV from the coding sequence GTGCAAAACCGGACGCCGCGGATTCCTGAACAGCCCGCACCGAACCCCGCAGACTTCGACGCCCGCCTCACCGTGGAACTGGCATCGGTGGTCACGGGCGCGCGCAGGCGTGCGCTGCGCGACGGGGACCGGCAGATCGACACCGCCCACCTCCTGCACTCGCTGATCGAGGCTGACCCCGAGGTCCGCGAGGCGTTCGACGGAGGCCCGCAACTGGCCAGGGTCCTCGGCTACCTCGTCCAGCGCAGCATTGGTTACGGGCTCCGCTGGCAGGGGTCCGTCGAGGACTCCGGCGCTGTCCCGGTGGTACGGGACCCGGCCGCCGCGGGGTGGTCCCCCTCGGCCCACACCGCGATGGAGGGCGCGCTGCACCGAGCCGGGCTGCGCGGCGCGCCGCACGCCGCCGGCCTCGACCTCCTCGCCGCCCTGGCCGCCGACGCCGAGTGCCGTGCGGTGGAGGTGCTGGCCCGTGCGGGCGTGGACGCCGCCCGGCTGGCGGGCCGCGCGGCGCAGCGTACGGACGAGGCGTCGCGCACGGTGTGA